The genomic window TCGGTGCGCCGTTTCTGATCTCGCCGGGCAAGGTGAAGCGATGGGCGACGCTCATCGTCCTGACGTGCGTGATGGTCGCCGCGCTCGGTCAGGTCGAGCAGCGTCTGAATCGCGTCACTTACCCGCCCGGCACGCGCGGCGGCCACCTCGACGTCGCCGCGGAGCTGCGTTCGCTCGAACCGGCGCCGACGCGCCTGGGCCGATGGCTCGATCGCTACGGACGCATGACCGTCACGCAGTTCACCGAGGCGTTCCCCGGCCACAGCCGCGAACGCACTCTTGATCCCGTGCGCGAATCGGATGTCTACGGCAGAGACCCCGGCCTCATCCGGCGCAAGTGGGCGACGAACTTGCGTCTCACCATGCGTCACATCTTTATCGGGGCATTCGGGCCCGTGCTCGTCCTCGCCTTCCTCGGTTTCGCCGCGTTTGCGCGAAAGGCCGATGGTGGTGCGCGCATTTTTTACGGCTGGTCGCTCGTCGTGCTGGCGGCGCACGCTGCCGTGTGCGTGCTGATGCTGTCGATGTCGCGCTACCTGCTCGCGGCACTGCCGCTCGCTTGCGTCTTCGCGGCCGAGTTCGTGGCGCGCGTTCGCGAGGCGTGGAAAGGCACCGCCCCCATCGTTCGCGACGCCTCGGTCGGTGCGCTTGCCTTCGCTTGCCTGTATCCGTTTTCCTTCGCGACACTGGTTCCGCAGCTCGCGCCGCTGGCCGGCGACGAGGTACGGGAGCTGCGCGAGGTCAGCCCCGAGGCGCTTGTTGCCTTCGAGGAGTTTCTGAAAACCAACACCACGCGCGACGAGGTGGTCGTCTGCGATGTGCCCTGGGTCAGCATGTGGCGCGGCGACCGCACCTCGATCTGGCTGCCGCTGAATCCGGAACAACTCATCGTCCTCGCCCGCCGCGTCGACGTGGACGCTGTCGTCATCACGTTCCAGACGCGCGAGGACATGAGCGCATGGCGAGAGTGGTTACGCGGGTTCGCCGAGGCGCCCGGTGGCGCGCGCGACGGATGGCGGATTGCGGCGGCATTGCGTCAAGGGCCGACCACGGTGTATCTGCTGCGCCCGGACGACATGTCGGGCACCCCCTGACCACGCGAGGGGAGTCCCCGCCATCGCGGAGAGTGCGTTTGCGCCCGTCAGATTACGAACTCGTCGAGCCCCGCTTTCGCCGCGCGCTGTGCGTGATCGACGCGCTAGGCGCGGCCACGTGGGGGTTGCGGGGGCTCTTCGCGCCTCGACGGCGAATCGACCCCGACGAGATCCGCCGCATCCTTGTGCTCGGCACCTACGGCCTCGGCGACGCGATCCTCGCCACGGGATGTTGGCGCGCGCTGCGCGATCGATTCCCGAACGCGATCATCGACGCCATGTCGAGCCCGCGCAGCGACGTGTTGGTGCGGATGCTGCCGTATTTCGATTCGGTCACGATATTCGACAATCCCGTCTACCGCGTGCGCGAGAGCAAGCCGGGCAACTGGGCGGCGGCGCGATCCGCGATTCGCGCACTTCGCGCGCGGCGCTACGACCTGTGCCTCGACGTCATCGGGGATCTGCCGAACTGCGCCCTCGCCGCGGCGACCGGCGCGCGCATTCGCATCGCCCATCCCACCATGGGCGGCGGCTTCTTTCTCACGCACCCCGTTGCGCGCGATACCGCGAACACGCACCAGCGCGCGATCCTCGCCGAAACGCTCGCACCACTGGGCATCGACGCGCGGGCGCATTCGATGGAGCTGCCCGTTTCTGAAGCCGACTTGGCCGAGGCGCATCATGTGATCGCGGAGCGCATCGACGGACCGTGGGCGGCGATTTCCCCCGGCGCGCTGACGTCCGCGAAGACGTGGCCGGCCGAGCGGTTCGCGGCGCTCGCGGCGCGACTGAAGGAACGATTCGGCTGGTCGTCGATCCTGCTCGGTGCGCCGTCGGAGAAGGACCTCGGCACGCGTATCGCCGACGCATCGCACGGTGCGGCGGTGAGCCTATGTGGCGAGTTGGCGCTGGGCACGGTGTTCGGCGCGATCGCGCAGGCGCGCGTCTTCGTCGGCAACGACAGCGGGCTGACGCACGCGGCGGTCGCGCTCGACGTCCCCGCGGTGCAGCTCTTCGGGCCCGGCCTGCCGGATCGTTTCGGACACCGCGATGCGCGCCGCGAGATCCTATTCGACAATGACTGCCGGTTTCACCCGTGCTCCACGTTTCGGTGCAAGGTGCCCGACGCGTGGTGCATGGAGCGACTCCACGTGGACGCGGCGGCGGACGCCGTCGCACGCGTGACGGGCGCCGCATGAGCGAGCGCCTTCTCTACGTCGTGCTCGGCAACGGGATCTACCGCAGCCCCATCAAAACCAGCAAACAGATGGTGGCGCGGTCGCTGGCGCGGTCGAACGACGTGCTCTACGTCGAGCCCGCGCCGCTCACGCTCGACCCGCTCGTCAAGCCCGCCGAGCGTTCGCGTTACTTCGAGTATCGGCACGGGATTCAGGACCTCGGTCCCGGCGAGCCGAAGCTGCTCGTCCCGCCGCCGTTTCGTCAAGCGATGGACACGCGATGGGAGTTTCTCGACCGATGGAACCAGCGTCGTTTCGGCCGATACATTCGCGAGGCGATCCGCGCGTTCAAATACGACCGGCTCGTGCTGATCAGTTTCGGCTACAACGCGGCGATCATCGCGGACGAACTGCGGCCCGACGTGTTCGCGTATTACTGCGTGGACATCCACAGCGAGCTTCGCATTCCGTATGCCAAGGCTGAAACGGTCGACCGCGTCGAGGCACAAACGGTGGCCCGCGCCGACCTCGTCTTCGCGATTTCCAAACCGCTCGCCGAGCGCCTGCGCGCGCGGCATGGGTGCGTAATCCACGCCCCGCACGGCGTCGAGTCGGCCCTCTTTGCACGTACCGCCGAAGCCGGACCGATTCACGCCAATCTCGCGTCGATCCCCACGCCGCGACTCGGGTTCGTCGGCGTTCTCGCGCACTGGCTCGACTATGAACTCCTGACAGGCATCGCCCGCGTGCGCCCCGACTGGCATCTGTGCCTGATCGGCCCCGTCGGCCCGCACGTAAACATCTCACCGCTCCGCGAATACCCCAACGTCCATCTGCTCGGCCAACGCGACCGCGACGAGTTGCCCGCGTTTCTGCGCGGGTTCGACGTCTGTCTCGTGCCCTTTCTCGTGAACGAACTGACCGTCAATTCCAGCCCACTCAAGGCGTACGAGTACGTCGCCGCGGGACGCCCGGTGGTGTCATCGCGCCTGCCCGAACTCGCCGACCACGCGCCGCCGATTCGTATCGCGGACGGGCTTGACGGATGGATACGCGAGATCGACCGTGCGTTGCGCGAATGGACCGCCGAGGACGCCGCGCGCAGCGTGGCGCTCGGCGCGACACTTTCGTGGGACGGTCGCGTCGACCGCGCCCTGGCGCGCATCCGCGAGTTTCTCAACACACGCAGCATCACGGAGTGAACGATGCCCGGCCCCGTTCTCGTGCTCACCGCTCATGCCGACGATTCCGAATTCTTTTGCGGCGGGACCATGGCGAAATTCGCCGCCGAGGGCCGCGAGGTCTACGAAGTGATCGCAACCGATAACGGGCGCGGCAGCTTCGATCTCGACACCTCGACCCTCGTCACGCAAAGCCGCGACGTGGAGGCGCGCGAGGCGGCGCGCGTCATCGGCAAGAAGGACATCTTCTTCCTCGGCTACCCCGACGGATTTCTCGGCGACACACCGCTCAACATCCTGCGAGAGCAGTTCATGCGCTTCATTCGCCGAATCCGACCCGCGACGCTCATGACATTCGACCCGTGGGCGCCCTACGAGACGCACCCCGATCACCGCGCCGTGGCTATGGCCGCGGTCGAGGCGTACGGCTTCGCGAACATGCCGCTCTTCCACCCCGAGCACCGCGAAG from Deltaproteobacteria bacterium includes these protein-coding regions:
- a CDS encoding PIG-L family deacetylase; translated protein: MPGPVLVLTAHADDSEFFCGGTMAKFAAEGREVYEVIATDNGRGSFDLDTSTLVTQSRDVEAREAARVIGKKDIFFLGYPDGFLGDTPLNILREQFMRFIRRIRPATLMTFDPWAPYETHPDHRAVAMAAVEAYGFANMPLFHPEHREAGLAPHVPAELFLFAKHPTNVNRVEDIGPYVTTKIDALCAHHSQMRLMIQDLRQSMAATGDDPDTVPLLDPDNYRPAIEMFVRSWGERVGAGHGLEYAEEFRYERQGDLIRQIMG
- a CDS encoding glycosyltransferase, which translates into the protein MSERLLYVVLGNGIYRSPIKTSKQMVARSLARSNDVLYVEPAPLTLDPLVKPAERSRYFEYRHGIQDLGPGEPKLLVPPPFRQAMDTRWEFLDRWNQRRFGRYIREAIRAFKYDRLVLISFGYNAAIIADELRPDVFAYYCVDIHSELRIPYAKAETVDRVEAQTVARADLVFAISKPLAERLRARHGCVIHAPHGVESALFARTAEAGPIHANLASIPTPRLGFVGVLAHWLDYELLTGIARVRPDWHLCLIGPVGPHVNISPLREYPNVHLLGQRDRDELPAFLRGFDVCLVPFLVNELTVNSSPLKAYEYVAAGRPVVSSRLPELADHAPPIRIADGLDGWIREIDRALREWTAEDAARSVALGATLSWDGRVDRALARIREFLNTRSITE
- a CDS encoding glycosyltransferase family 9 protein, which produces MRPSDYELVEPRFRRALCVIDALGAATWGLRGLFAPRRRIDPDEIRRILVLGTYGLGDAILATGCWRALRDRFPNAIIDAMSSPRSDVLVRMLPYFDSVTIFDNPVYRVRESKPGNWAAARSAIRALRARRYDLCLDVIGDLPNCALAAATGARIRIAHPTMGGGFFLTHPVARDTANTHQRAILAETLAPLGIDARAHSMELPVSEADLAEAHHVIAERIDGPWAAISPGALTSAKTWPAERFAALAARLKERFGWSSILLGAPSEKDLGTRIADASHGAAVSLCGELALGTVFGAIAQARVFVGNDSGLTHAAVALDVPAVQLFGPGLPDRFGHRDARREILFDNDCRFHPCSTFRCKVPDAWCMERLHVDAAADAVARVTGAA